The window CAAATCTCCACCCAACATTTAGTCCGAATCCGTCACTTTCGGTTGATGCTTATTTTCGTCCGCCGGACCAACACTATAAGCAAACGAATAGGGATTACTCATTTTTTTCGAAGCCTTCCGCAGTTCCAAACCAATCACTGCACCATTTTCGTCATAGTCTAGTACCAGCCCTGGCGCAATTTGCGTCGTTTCTTCCACCAAAACCTCAGTAAAGGAAATTTGGAGAATATCTTTCTCGGGATCGTACACAATTTTCATGGAATCGCCTTGCCTTAAAATCAGAAAAATTGGTCAATTTGAGCATCACCGGCCCAATTCCCTCAAACCAGCCGCAGCACGAAATAGTGGACGATCTTCATAATATCCGATTCAGTTGACTTCTCTGCTCAGGTTTCACCACAAGCCTCAGATGTCAGCCCGCTCATACATCGACAATCCAGCAGACAAGACACCGATTCAGCCTTACCCCGGACACCAGCAACATCAACCCCATTCAGTAGCCTTGACTGCAAAATACCAACCTTAATTTGCTGTAAAATAAAATTGTTTTGCTGTTTCGAACGCAACGTGAAGCAGGCAATTGCCCCTGACGACTGTCTCCCTTCACACCCTCAATCGAATGCCCCATGCAGAAATGGCTGTGTGGGGCATTCGATTAAGTTGGCCTTGGCGCAATATTTGCCACCAGGACTTTGCAGGATGCCGATTAGCGTTCTAAGATGACCTGAGGAACTGCCTTCTGCGATATACGCACGAACTTATGCTTAATTCTGAAGGTGTGTCACCGCATCAATCATTACGATCGACCACCGTACGCCCGATCGGCGTTTACCAACTAGCGGGCCTTGCCACCGATCAAACTCACCTGCTCGCCGTCGATACCATTCGCGGCTACTTCCTAGCGATCGATCCCACCACAAATAACACCACCATTCTTAACCCCGACAATGTTGAAGATTGGCTGGATGCCGTCGGGCTATCGATTTGGCAGGACACCGTTTGGTTTGCCCAGGGTCAAACAGTCTTTTGGTGCGATCGCCAAACCCTGCAACCCACCTTATTTGTGGACTTACCCTACCCGATCGACGGCGTCGCAGTTTGGGAATCCACGGTCTACATTACCTGCCAAAAGTCCGGCTACATTCACATCTACGATCGGCATACCGCCAAACTACGCAACAAGCTGCCCCAACCCGGCGTTGGCATCGAAAATCTCACCGTAACCCAAGATGCCCTATGGGTATGCGATCGCACCGAACAAACCGTATATTGCCTCGACAAAGACACCGGCGAAATTCAATTAAGTGCGCTCACCCCCTTTGTGTCACCCACGGCGATCACGTTATACGCCCCCACCGCCGACGCCGAGCCGATTTGCTACGTTGCTTACGCCGACGAAGAACCCTACATTCGCGACGATCCCAATAATGCCGATTCGCCCTATCAACTCACCTTCCGCGATCGGACATTTATTCACCCCCTAAATATCGATCACCATCCAGAGCAGCATTACACGCGATCGAATGGCTACCTCGTCGAACTATCCTACGCTGAAGAACTGCTCCCCCTCGACAGCGTAACCATCAACCAAGTGGAATGGCGCATCGCGCTGCCCTCCGATACCCTGCGCCAGAAAGTCCGCCATGTGGAACCGATCGGGCATCCCTTTACGATCGAAGAACAAGCCGGACAAAAAGTCGCCGTCTTCAAATTTGACCAGCTCAAGCCCAACCAGGGCGGACTGATCGGCTGGCGCGCTGTCGTCGAAATGTATAGCCTAAAGTATCAGCTCACCCCAGCCCATGTGGAAACCAGTCCACCACTGTCTGAGGCAATGCAGCAAAAATACCTGGTGGATGACGATGAGCTAAAAATGGATACGGAAACGATCATCGCCGCCGCTAAAGCCGCCGTCGGCACCGAAACCAACGTGCTCCGCAAAATGCTGCGGATTCGGAATTATGTTTACGATCGATTGTCCTATGGCATTCAACCCAAAATCGATACACCCGATGTCGCCCTCGAACGGGGGGTCGCTTCCTGTGGGGAATATGTCGGTGTCCTGCTTGCTTTAGCACGGCTCAACGGCATTGCCTGCCGGACGATCGGGCGCTATAAATGTCCCCAACATTCCGAACTAAAAAACCTACCGCTGGAACCCGAGTTTAACCATGTTTGGCTTGAGTTCTACGTTCCCGGCATTGGCTGGTTGCCGATGGAGTCCAATGTCGATGATGTGATCGATCGTGGCCCCTATCCCGAACGATTCTTCATGGGCTTAGCCTGGTACCACACCGAAATTGGCAAAGGCATCAGCTTCGAAAAAATGAAAGCCGCCGACAAACCAGAAGATGTGACCCTCGGCGATCTCGCGATCAATCATATTCGTTTTAGGATATTGGATGAATTGTTACCACAAGCCAGTGAAGTTGCAGCGGATTAATTAATCTGTGCCAATCACGGCATCATTCGTAATCACATTCACATTCACATTCAAGATTCTTCAAGTATTTGTCAAACTATGTCCCAAGACTATTCCCTGATCATTCACGGCGGTGCCGGTTCGCTTGAGGATCTCAAATACGAAGCCACAGAATCCGAGTTCCAACAAAGCATTACGGCCATCTTAGAGAAAGGGCGCAGCCGCTTAGCACAAGGTGACAGAGCTTTGGATGTGGTCGAATACTGTGCCGCGCTGCTAGAGGACGATCCGCTCTACAACGCCGGTCGCGGGTCTGTACTAAATGCCGAAGGTAGCGTCGAAATGGATGCCGCCTTAATGAATGGCAGTGACCTCAGAGCCGGAGCTGTCGCCTGCCTGAAAAGTATTAAAAATCCGATTTCCCTCGCCCGGCGAGTGCTCGAACATGGCGAACATGTCATGCTCGTCAGCGATGGAGCATTAGAATTTGCGAAATTCTGCGACATTGAAACCTACCCCGATGACTACTTCATCACCGCACCCCGCATCAAGCAATTGGCCGAAGCCAAAGCCGCCGGGCGGATGGTGCTCGATCATGAACGGATTAAGCCATCGCAAAAACTAGGGACGATCGGCGCGGTGGCCCGTGACCTCCAGGGGAATCTGGCTGCCGCCACTTCTACCGGTGGCTTGGTTAATAAACGTTGGGGACGCGTGGGAGATACTCCTGTCATCGGGGCGGGCGTATTTGCCGATAATGCAACCTGTGCGGTATCTGCAACCGGCTATGGCGAGCAATTTCTCCGCACCGTATTTGCCAAAACAATTTCGGATTATGTACAATTTCGCGGCATGGATGCAGCAGCCGCAGCGCAAGCCGGCGTCGAATATCTCGTCGCAAAAGTGAATGGCGAAGGGGGCGTGATTGTGATTGATCATGCCGGACGCTGTGCCACAGCCCAATCAACATCCGGCCTAATTCACTGCTGGATTGAACGAGGTGGTGAAACGCATTGTAAATTGGGTTAATTGCGCCTTGGTTACAGGAGCTGATGTTTCAAACCAGCTCCTATAAAAAAATCTAGCCCTTTGCGGCATCTGCCGTCACCTTACCTTTTTTCGCCTTCCTGGGTGATTTCTTCGCCTTTGGCTCCGCCGTAGTCGTCGATGCCGCCGGTGCATTCGATCGCGGTTGCGGTGCATCCGCCAAATCAGACATCGGTCCCCGCGCCGTAATCAACGAAATCGCTCGACTCACACTTTCCGGCAACACCACAACCAGGCTATTTTCCGGCGCATTGTCCAAGGCTTCACCGATCGCCGTCACTTCATTCAGTTGAATCGTATAAGGCACTGCTCGATCCGCAGCGGCTAATTCCTGCTCAATTCCCTGCACGATCAACTCGGCCACTTCACCCCTTGCCCGACCACGATTGTCATCATCTTCCTTGATGATAATTTGGTCAAAAATCTGCGCCGCCAGTTTCCCCAGCTCCACAAAATCTTTATTGCGGCGATCGCCCGGTGCCCCCATTACCCCAATCGTCGGCCCAGCCCAGTTTTTTACAAAACTGCCAACGGCCTCATAGCCGGCTGGATTATGGGCATAGTCCACGAGCGCGTGATAACGCCCCAGATTAAACAGATTCATTCGACCCGGCGACTGCTCCGCTGAAGCCCGGAAGCTGCGTAGCGCCGCCCGAATATCTTCGACCTGAATCCCCTGGACAAACGCCGCCAAACTCGCAGCTAACGCATTGGCAATCATAAACGGTGCCCGTCCACCCATCGTCAATGGCAGATCCTTCGCCTTCTCAATCCGAATCAACCAATCTTGTTGATAAATCGCCAAATAACCTTTGTCATAGATCGCCGCCACACCACCATTTTCAACATGGTCTTTGACCAGTGGATTATCGGGGTCCATCGAGAAGTAGGCAACTTTCGATCGCACCCGATCGGCCATTGCCGCCACGCGCTCATCATCGGCATTCAGGACTGCATAGCCATTGGGCTGGACCGATTCTGCCACCACGGCCTTGAGCTGCGCCAAGTCATCCAAGGTATTAATATCACCCAGCCCCAAATGGTCCGCCGCTACATTCAGCACCACACCCACATCACAATGCTTAAACGCCAAACCGGAGCGCAACATCCCGCCTCGGGCCGTCTCCAACACCGCCAGCTCCACCATTGGATCTTGCAGAATCACCTGGGCACTCTGCGGCCCCGTGGTATCGCCACTCTCAACGAGATGATCATTAATATAAATTCCATCCGTCGTGGTAAAGCCAACCGTGCCATAGACCTGACGGAAGATATGGGTAATCAATCGGGTTGTCGTGGTCTTACCATTAGTGCCAGTCAAGGCAATCACCGGAATTCGTACCGGCTGGTCACGCGGAAATAGCATATCGAGAATTGGCGCGGCCACATTGCGCGCTACGCCTTCACTCGGAAAGAGATGCATCCGTAAACCCGGCGCCGCATTCACCTCGACAATCACCGCATTCACCGCCCGCATCGGTTGGGAAATATCGGTGGTCACGACATCAATTCCCGCCACATCCAAACCGAGAATCCGCGATACTCGCTCCGCCACCCAAATCGTCTCGGGGTGAATCTCATCGGTGCGATCGATGGCAATGCCTCCCGCACTGAGATTCGCCGTCGCCCGCAAATAACACAAAACATCCGGCTCGAGCACCGTATCCAGGTCATACCCCTGGCGCTTGAGCATTTCATCCGTCGTGCGATCAAGCTTAATTTGGGTGAGGATATTATCATGGCCCTCACCTCGGCGTGGATCAAGGTTTTCTTCATCGACCAACTGGGCGATCGTATCTTTGCCATTCCCCACCACATGGGCTGGCACCCGCTCTGCCACAGCCACAAACTTATGATTCACCACCAAAATCCGGTGGTCACGCCCCTTGTAGTAATGTTCAACGATCACGCCTTTGGAGACTTCCCGCGCCCGATCGTAGGCTTCCTCCGCCTGCTCCCAATCCGGAATATCGATCGTAATCCCCCGGCCATGATTGCCATCCAGCGGCTTTAGTACGACGGGATAACCACCGAGTCGATCGATCGCATCTTCGAGATCGCTTAAAGCATAAATCACTGTCCCCTGGGGCACCGGCACACCGGCATCGCCCAAAATCTGCTTGGTGCTTTCCTTATCGCAGGCGAGTTCAACACCCAAAAGACTACTGTGACTGGTGAGCGACGCTTGCACGCGCTGCTGATACTTACCGTAGCCAAACTGCAACATCCCCCTTGTCGGCAACTCCACCCAAGGAATTTCCCGCCGCTCGGCTTCGCGCACCAACGCTTCGGTACTCGGCCCTAAAGCCGCTTCGCCGCGCAACTCATTTAAGTCAGCTAAATCTTTCTCCAGCTCTTCCGGCGCATAACTGCCGGTTTCGACAATGCTCTGGCACAGCCGGAACGCCGCCCGCGCCGCATAGCGCCCCGCTTCCTCATACTGGTATTCAAACACCACCTGATACACGCCCGGCGTCGCCGTTTCCCTAGTTCGGCCAAAGCCCACGGGCATACCAGCCAAGGTTTGCAGCTCGATCGCCACATGCTCCATGATGTGCCCCATCATCGTGCCTTCACGCACCCGACTCAGAAAGCCACCGCGACACCCCGGCGAACAGAAATGCTCTTCGAGACTCGGCAAAGCCTTGATCAACCCCTCATAAAAACCATCGATCGTATCCGATGGCCGATCCGCCAACGCCTCTAAGTCCAACCGCACAAGAATCAGCTTGGCGTAGCGGATACTCCAGTAATTCGGACCACGGAGGGTTTGAGTTTTTAAGATTTTCATAGGTAAAGCGACGCAAGACCTGCCCTAGACAGGCTAGATACAACCTTGAATTAGAAAAATGGTGTTCGTAAAATGAATTTTCAAGCCAGCAAAAAGCAAAACTGTCTAGTCTAAAAGGTCAACTGTTAAGCGATTGAAATAACCAGTCTAAACCTATCTCACCCCGGAGTTCGCGAGGACTGCACGATTTTTGTAATCATAACGATCGCCTTTACTCAATACATGCACCTTCAGATTATGCAGACTCAAGGGATGAGCCGCATCTGCCTGGGGGTAATTGGTATGAGTCAAACTACCCGGGTCAATCACCGTCACCGTGCCTTTACCCAGCACCTGAAAGACGCCACTGCCATCCAGGGCAGCACAGGTATCCTCATCAATTCCCACACCCAACTTATCGGGATTCGCGGCCACCGCACTCATCAACCGGGCCATGCGATTGCGATTGTGGAAATGCTGATCAACCAACAGCTCCGGAATGATGCCCAACCCCTCCGTCAATTCAACCAGGGTCTGATTCGGGGATTCACCACTGCTGCCACCGGCAATCATCCGATCGCCCATCATCGCCGCCCCTGCACTGGTACCCGCCAGCTTTAACTGACCCAATGCGACTTTTTGCTTAATCGTCTTAATCAGCTCCGTCCCACCGACTAAATCACACAGGCGCAACTGATCACCCCCCGTGACAAATACCCCAGTGCAATCATTCAGAATTTCCAGCCAGCGCGCTTCATCACATTCATTGCGATAGCGAATATCTAGGACTTGCACTTGCTGTGCGCCCATTTTTTGAAAAATTTGGTAGTAACGATCGCCTACCACCGTTGGCTCCCGTGAAGCGCAGGGAATAATGCCAATCTTCGCCGCTGAACCACCCGCACTCTCAAAGAAAGCCGTTAAGATGTCACAACCATTGACTTTATCTTCTGCTCCACCAACCACCATTACTGGGTACTGGGTAGAAATCACCATAGACTGTTGCGCTAAACGAGTTTCCAGTTCCAGCATTAAGAATATCCTAGGGATGGCCAAGATCATAGCCCGGCTGTTCAGAACGAGCCGAACCAAGTCCAACAGAAGTTGGCATGAATCAAACGCGCGTTGTTCAGCATAAACCTAACAAGCGCCCGTAAACATGTTTTGTAGCCGAATTGACAAAAAATCCAATTGCAGCGGATTTGCGTAGGCAATTATGCCCATTCATCGGCGATCGCTTTTGACTCCGCCTGTAATTCCTGCCCCAAAGCGGCCCAATCGATATCCTGCACCGCGTGATCGTGGGTCAAACGCCCAGCCTGTAAATACACCACGCGATCGCAAACCTTTTCTAACCATTGCCAATCATGACTCGCAATCATGATCAAGCGTGTCGATCGTGACATTAACCGTTGCAATACATTTTTCAATCGTTCAGTATAGTCCTGGTCTAAATGTGCCGTTGGTTCATCGAGTAGCAATACCGTCGGTTCACAGGCAACGCCGCGGGCGATCGTCACCCACTGCCGCTGCCCTAGCGATAAGCCAGCCTCCGACTTAGTCAACCAATCTGGCGGAATTTGCAACCGCTCACTCCACTGTGACAAAGCTGTCTGCAATTGTGACTCGGACTGCCCCCGCAGCTTCAGGCCATAGACGATCGCCGCCGCAACCGTCATATCTAACAACTTCGGCTCCTGTGGCACTAACAGGATTTGCTTTCGCAGTTGTGACACGGGGATTTGGCTATAGGGTTGATCCTGCCAATACAGTTGGCCATGACTCGGATCGACGAGTCGGTTAAGCAACTTGAGTAATGAAGTCTTGCCGGCCCCCGTGGCCCCCACAATCCCCACGATCTGTTGATCATCAAACTGGAGCGAAATATCCTGCAAAATCGGTCGTGAAATTGACTTCGAGCGCAGCTGCACCGGCTTAAAATCTGCTGTTGTCAAACCAACTTGTTCTAAGCCAATCATCATCCACTCCGATTTAACACACCATTCCCTCATCAGGCTCAACCCCAAGGAGCATCCAAGACCCAATTGATCGCCCCATCTATGCCACCGGCAGACTACTGGCCGTCGTAATGGTCCATAAATCAACGAGCAACAGCAACAGCGTAAAACTCAACAAAATCAGATACATCCAAGGTTGAGCCAACGGCTTCACATCCCGCGTATCAATTCCTGTATGGGCTTCCACACGCGCAACCAATCGCGCAAACCCGGCAATCCGTACCGGCAATAAATAGCCTTGCCCCGCTTGGTTCAAAAAGTAATACACCAAACCACCTTGTCCCGTCGATCGCGGCTTTAAGGCCGTAATATCATTCCACGCCAACTGCCAGCCCGATCGAAAGGGTAGCCATTGCGGATAAGCAACCTGAATCCCCTCGGCATCCACTAAAACCCGCTCGCTCAAGACCCCATAGAGAAAGACCCCGCCCACTAAAATCCCGAGCCATAGCCAATTCGCCGGCACCGCAGCATGGGTAAACTCGGCTAAAAACGGTAATGGCACCGTCAGCGCCACATACAGACTCAGCAAGGTAATCCGCACGATGGGGGAAAGATTAAAGCGATCACAACTGGTCAAATCGATCGTATTTTTTGTCGTGGGAGCAGCCAATTCAGAACTCATAGATTTAAGGAGGTAACCGTACTTCTACGATCTTCGCATGCCGATAGCGCCGCGACAAAGCCGATTTTCACGGAGGATATTCCGCCCAACAAAGGCATTTTATAGAGGAAGACACTTCCAAGATTGTATCGTTCCCTGAAGCGCTGTATATGTCACAAGCCGTCCAGACCTATCCAACTGATCAGACCCTAGAATTGCGCATGTTACGATTGCCCCCGTGCATCGACGACAGCAGCATGTCTCAGATTATCGCCGACCTCAAGCAACTCATCGAACCCGGCATTGGCATCATGCTTGATTTTAGCCAGACAGCCACCGTTGAACCGGCTTGCCTCAAAGTATTTGAATTTGCCAACACCCTCGCGGCCGAACGATCGGCCAGTCTGGGCTACATGGGTGAAAGCGAGGAAATTCGCGAAATTCTTGAAATTAGTAGCTTCTTCAGCACCACCGTTAATGCTGACTAGCCAGCATTAACGGTGGTTTTAAACGCGGTATCTCGCCAAGGGCATCGTAAATTCGGACATTGCAAATTCGGGCTTTAGAGACGCTTCATCACGCTGGTCAAGACGGCCGCTGGGAGTTTCGATAACGCCTGAGTTTGACCCTGGCTGCCTTGATATTCATGGATCGAACGAATCGTCTGAACCAAACCATGCAGAGCCGTCTCGTAAAGTTCCGACTCGATTTCCCAGCCCTGTAGCGCCGCTAAATGCTGCTGCATCGCCTGGTCAAGGTAACTGATCCGCGTCTGCTTCTCCAGTTGGGCATGGCGATTGGTCGCCGCTTGATGGTATGCCGAGGCCAAATTATTCCGAGTTGCCGCGAGGTCAAAGGGCAAGGGTTGAGTCATCCGCTCACTGACAGAAATTGCACTTTGATAGGCATCCATTGCTTGTAATAAGTGGCCTTGGACTTCATCAGGATGGGTGGATGGTTGATTCGCCAAATGCCAGTACGCCGTCCCGAGATTATTTTGCGTCGCGGCATGGGCCAAGGGCGCCGCAACCTGCGTCCGATAAATCAAGGCCACCCGATAAGCACCGATCGCCAGGCGCAGTAAGTCCTCCGGCGTCGTGTTGAGATAATCATCGGGATGATCAGTATCCAGGTCACACTGGGCCAAGTTCCAATAGGCCGTCCCCATATTGTTCTGAATCATTGCGTAGTGCAACGGTTCCTCTTCAGGGTTATAAATCTTCAGCGCTTCACCATAAGCCCGAATCGCCCGTTGCAGATTCGGCACGAGTGCCTGATGCTGACCCAGATTCCAGTAGGCCGTGCCGAGGTTATTCTGGGTCGCTGCGTAGCGCCGCGGTTCAACTTCCGCCGGACGTTTCTGCAAGGCTGACTCGTAAGCGGCGATCGATTTATTCAAATTCTCCATGGGGTTACACCGCACCGCCAAATCGCTGTAAGCCGCGCCGAGGTTATTTTCCAACATGGCGCAGGTATAAGGATTAGCGACTGGATCGACAAGTTTGATCGCCTGCTGATAGCGCGCAATCCCCGTTTCTAGGTGCTGTAAACTATGCTCCGCCTCACCCGGCGTCCGAGACAACATCCAGTACAAGTTCGCAATATCATTGTGAATTTCCGGCACGGTCGGGTCATGCCGATCCAGGAATTTCCAGGCTAATTCATAGGACTTGATCCCCACCATCAAGTGCCGGCCAGCAACCTCCGCATCTTCTTGCAAAGTCAATTCATGATGGTTCCGATAATAATCGCCCAACTCCCGATAGACTGCAGCAAAGGATGCGGGTACAGCAGTTTGCTGCTGCAGATCCTCAACTTGCTGCAAAATCCGGATTGGCTCAAAGCTGGCATGCTCTAAGTTCGGCGTCTCCGTTTGTGCCAGGGCTTCGGGATGCCGCGACACTTGCTGCATTACCGCCGCCAACACTAAATCTGCCAGATCGAGTTCTTCCTGGGAAGGTTCGAGGTGAGATAAATCATCCTCGGGCACTGGCACCTGCGACAGGGCCTCAAGCTCTAGATCCGGCAATGGTGCGACGGGCAGCTCCGCCACCGATGTCACAGCGAGATCCGCTTCCGACAACGGCAGCGCCACATCCGCATCGTGGGGATTCGACTCGGTAGCCGGTTCCTGCAGCAGCGCGGGCTGGGGATCAGGCAATACTGGAATCAGTGGCTCAGTGACAGCCGGAACCGCATCTGGAAGATCCGGCTCAAACACGGGTTTCACAGGTTGTTTTGGCTGCGTTAGCCGATCGACCGATGACTGAATTAAAGGTAACAACGCCGCCGCCGGCACCTCGTCGGGCTGAGTGACTAAGGGTTTTTCAGTAATCGCCGGATAATTAACCAACGCCGTTGCGGGCAGTGGATCGCCTTCAAACTCAAAGATTCCGGTGCGCCATCGCCAAAATTCGGGCGCTGACTGCTGAATCGATCGCAGCCAAGGTCGGGTCACCCACAGCAACATATTGGAATCAAGATGCACAAAGTTACGGCCCACCGCCCGTAAATGATTCAGAAAAGCACGCTGAATATGCACCGGCTGCCGCGTCAACTGCTCAATCCCTAAAAGCTGCACACCAAACTTCGGTTTCTGGGGATCGCGCTTTAACCCTTGAACCACTTGTCCAATCTGAGTCGCATCCTTAGGATGCAGGGTCATCGTCAGCAGCTGATCAGTAGGTCGAATTTGGTTCGAGCGATCCGATACGCCAAGCTCTAATGGAATAAAACTGCTCAAATCATGCAAACGCGGCAGATCATGGGCCAACTTCTCGGCCATGGCATTGCGCAAAGCTAAGTCATCACAAACCGCAATCAACAATTGACGACGCAGGTTCAGACCCAGTGCCAGCCGTAGCCGCACAAAGGCTTGTTGGTTTTCACCCGTTAGATAGTGAACAAGTTCGCTCACAGGAATTGTTGATAAGGATTGGCGACGATGGTCAGCAGTTAGCATCAAGATAACCCAGTTCAGAGAAAAAAGACCGTTTTAGCCGGAGATAATCCTTCTTTCTACGCAGAATTACGCAAGTCAGGATGAAACCCAAAATTGCCACAAAAATACCGAGTCTCATTCGGTTTAGAGACTCGGTATTCGATCCATATGAATGACTTCAATGCTGATGATTCATCCACGATTTACGGCTTAGTCATCACCAGTCGTTTGTGCCTAAGAAATAACTGCAGCGACAGCAATTAGCCCAACGACTAAAGCACCACCTAAAGCAAACACAAGTGTCCGATTGCGTTTTTGCGTTGCATCCATCGGCTCCGCGGCATAAACTGGCGGCTCCTTGGCAAAATTATTCAGACGTCCGTCATCATCTTTTACGTACGGCATACGCAATCCTTATAAACTCACTAAAACTTGCACTGTTATGTAACAAGAGAGTAACAAAGTCTTACGATCGTCCCGATATTTCGTCGCAAAACGCAACAATTCCCTTAGCTAGTGATTCGACCGGTTAAGGGAGAACTGGCGCTGGCATAGGCTTTCACCGGAATTCGTCCCGCTTGATAAGCGAGCCGACCCGCCGTTGCGGCTTGTCGCATCGCCGTCGCCATTAAATCCGGTTGGTGTGCTTGGGCGATCGCGGTATTGATCAACAGTGCGTCCGCACCGAGCTCCATCGCCTGGGCCGCTTCACTCGGCGCGCCAATCCCCGCATCCACAATCACCGGAATATTCGCATTCTCAATGATGATCTGAATATTGGCCAGATTACGAATCCCTTGCCCCGAACCAATCGGTGAACCGAGGGGCATGACCGTGGCACAGCCAACCGCTTCCAACCGCTGCGCCAGCAATGGGTCAGCATTAATATAGGGCAAGACCGCAAACCCTTCTTTGACCAGTTGCTCCGCCGCTTCTAATGTGCCAATCGGGTCAGGCAGCAAGTATTTCGCATCCGGAATCACTTCTAGCTTGACGAAATTATTATCTTCCTGACCCAGTAATTTAGCCATTTCACGGCCCAGCCGGGCCACCCGAATCGCATCTTCAGCGGTTTGGCAACCCGCAGTATTCGGCAGCATCCAGATTTTCTGCCAATCGATCGCCTCCGCTAAGCCTTCATGCCCCGGAGCCTGTGTCTGCACTCGGCGCACCGCCACCGTAATCATTTCACAACCACTGGCATCAATGCTGGCACGCATTTGATCAAAGTTGCGGTATTTCCCCGTCCCCGTAATTAATCGCGAGTGAAAGGTGCGCCCAGCAATGACTAATGCATCTTCGCGCTGGGAAATTGGTCGGTCGATCGTTTGCATGAATTCTCTCCCTAAGCCTCATCATCAACGACGCTCAAAACAGTCCTAATCCTAGAAATACTCCTAACA of the Romeriopsis navalis LEGE 11480 genome contains:
- a CDS encoding DUF2283 domain-containing protein, producing MKIVYDPEKDILQISFTEVLVEETTQIAPGLVLDYDENGAVIGLELRKASKKMSNPYSFAYSVGPADENKHQPKVTDSD
- a CDS encoding transglutaminase-like domain-containing protein, which encodes MLNSEGVSPHQSLRSTTVRPIGVYQLAGLATDQTHLLAVDTIRGYFLAIDPTTNNTTILNPDNVEDWLDAVGLSIWQDTVWFAQGQTVFWCDRQTLQPTLFVDLPYPIDGVAVWESTVYITCQKSGYIHIYDRHTAKLRNKLPQPGVGIENLTVTQDALWVCDRTEQTVYCLDKDTGEIQLSALTPFVSPTAITLYAPTADAEPICYVAYADEEPYIRDDPNNADSPYQLTFRDRTFIHPLNIDHHPEQHYTRSNGYLVELSYAEELLPLDSVTINQVEWRIALPSDTLRQKVRHVEPIGHPFTIEEQAGQKVAVFKFDQLKPNQGGLIGWRAVVEMYSLKYQLTPAHVETSPPLSEAMQQKYLVDDDELKMDTETIIAAAKAAVGTETNVLRKMLRIRNYVYDRLSYGIQPKIDTPDVALERGVASCGEYVGVLLALARLNGIACRTIGRYKCPQHSELKNLPLEPEFNHVWLEFYVPGIGWLPMESNVDDVIDRGPYPERFFMGLAWYHTEIGKGISFEKMKAADKPEDVTLGDLAINHIRFRILDELLPQASEVAAD
- a CDS encoding isoaspartyl peptidase/L-asparaginase family protein is translated as MSQDYSLIIHGGAGSLEDLKYEATESEFQQSITAILEKGRSRLAQGDRALDVVEYCAALLEDDPLYNAGRGSVLNAEGSVEMDAALMNGSDLRAGAVACLKSIKNPISLARRVLEHGEHVMLVSDGALEFAKFCDIETYPDDYFITAPRIKQLAEAKAAGRMVLDHERIKPSQKLGTIGAVARDLQGNLAAATSTGGLVNKRWGRVGDTPVIGAGVFADNATCAVSATGYGEQFLRTVFAKTISDYVQFRGMDAAAAAQAGVEYLVAKVNGEGGVIVIDHAGRCATAQSTSGLIHCWIERGGETHCKLG
- the cphA gene encoding cyanophycin synthetase; this translates as MKILKTQTLRGPNYWSIRYAKLILVRLDLEALADRPSDTIDGFYEGLIKALPSLEEHFCSPGCRGGFLSRVREGTMMGHIMEHVAIELQTLAGMPVGFGRTRETATPGVYQVVFEYQYEEAGRYAARAAFRLCQSIVETGSYAPEELEKDLADLNELRGEAALGPSTEALVREAERREIPWVELPTRGMLQFGYGKYQQRVQASLTSHSSLLGVELACDKESTKQILGDAGVPVPQGTVIYALSDLEDAIDRLGGYPVVLKPLDGNHGRGITIDIPDWEQAEEAYDRAREVSKGVIVEHYYKGRDHRILVVNHKFVAVAERVPAHVVGNGKDTIAQLVDEENLDPRRGEGHDNILTQIKLDRTTDEMLKRQGYDLDTVLEPDVLCYLRATANLSAGGIAIDRTDEIHPETIWVAERVSRILGLDVAGIDVVTTDISQPMRAVNAVIVEVNAAPGLRMHLFPSEGVARNVAAPILDMLFPRDQPVRIPVIALTGTNGKTTTTRLITHIFRQVYGTVGFTTTDGIYINDHLVESGDTTGPQSAQVILQDPMVELAVLETARGGMLRSGLAFKHCDVGVVLNVAADHLGLGDINTLDDLAQLKAVVAESVQPNGYAVLNADDERVAAMADRVRSKVAYFSMDPDNPLVKDHVENGGVAAIYDKGYLAIYQQDWLIRIEKAKDLPLTMGGRAPFMIANALAASLAAFVQGIQVEDIRAALRSFRASAEQSPGRMNLFNLGRYHALVDYAHNPAGYEAVGSFVKNWAGPTIGVMGAPGDRRNKDFVELGKLAAQIFDQIIIKEDDDNRGRARGEVAELIVQGIEQELAAADRAVPYTIQLNEVTAIGEALDNAPENSLVVVLPESVSRAISLITARGPMSDLADAPQPRSNAPAASTTTAEPKAKKSPRKAKKGKVTADAAKG
- a CDS encoding cyanophycinase, whose product is MVISTQYPVMVVGGAEDKVNGCDILTAFFESAGGSAAKIGIIPCASREPTVVGDRYYQIFQKMGAQQVQVLDIRYRNECDEARWLEILNDCTGVFVTGGDQLRLCDLVGGTELIKTIKQKVALGQLKLAGTSAGAAMMGDRMIAGGSSGESPNQTLVELTEGLGIIPELLVDQHFHNRNRMARLMSAVAANPDKLGVGIDEDTCAALDGSGVFQVLGKGTVTVIDPGSLTHTNYPQADAAHPLSLHNLKVHVLSKGDRYDYKNRAVLANSGVR
- a CDS encoding ABC transporter ATP-binding protein — its product is MREWCVKSEWMMIGLEQVGLTTADFKPVQLRSKSISRPILQDISLQFDDQQIVGIVGATGAGKTSLLKLLNRLVDPSHGQLYWQDQPYSQIPVSQLRKQILLVPQEPKLLDMTVAAAIVYGLKLRGQSESQLQTALSQWSERLQIPPDWLTKSEAGLSLGQRQWVTIARGVACEPTVLLLDEPTAHLDQDYTERLKNVLQRLMSRSTRLIMIASHDWQWLEKVCDRVVYLQAGRLTHDHAVQDIDWAALGQELQAESKAIADEWA
- the psb34 gene encoding photosystem II assembly protein Psb34; its protein translation is MPYVKDDDGRLNNFAKEPPVYAAEPMDATQKRNRTLVFALGGALVVGLIAVAAVIS